One Candidatus Campbellbacteria bacterium genomic region harbors:
- a CDS encoding phosphomannose isomerase type II C-terminal cupin domain — protein sequence MQKPFDEQRPWGSFRQFTTSEPVTVKILHVNRGEQLSLQHHTQRTEFWRVLSGTPRITIGNEIREAHGGDEFEIYTGVEHRISAPNDDVECLEISYGTFDEHDITRVEDKYGRT from the coding sequence ATGCAAAAACCATTTGATGAACAGCGTCCGTGGGGTTCATTTCGTCAATTTACAACCAGTGAACCAGTAACGGTGAAAATTCTGCACGTTAATCGTGGCGAACAACTTAGTTTGCAACATCATACACAGCGTACTGAATTCTGGCGCGTACTATCTGGAACGCCGCGCATTACTATTGGAAATGAAATACGAGAGGCACATGGCGGAGATGAGTTTGAAATTTATACAGGCGTGGAACACAGAATATCTGCACCCAACGATGATGTTGAATGTTTGGAGATTTCATACGGGACATTCGATGAACATGACATTACTCGTGTAGAAGACAAGTATGGTCGTACGTAA
- the dnaX gene encoding DNA polymerase III subunit gamma/tau: MNTVALYRKYRPQAFDEVRGQDHVVKVLQGALEQHHVGHAYLFTGGRGTGKTSVARIFARALGTHDTDLYEIDAASNRGVDDARALRDAVATLPFHSPYKVYIIDEAHMLTKEAFNALLKTLEEPPAHVIFILATTELHKILDTIISRCEVHTFKQPTRDMLKEHVVSLAKKEGFTLEHAAGDLIALLAEGSFRDATGILQKVIYASSDKKVGVDEVSLITSAPRATYVNALVTSLHTGDPTGALDALHTAAHEGVDMNVMSKLVLEKLRAILLLRYAPDMKKQFSEEFSETDMALLHEYATAQPARITSTTLARFLDVHTAISRAYLPHLPLELAIIDSTTK; encoded by the coding sequence ATGAATACTGTAGCGTTGTACAGAAAATACCGACCGCAGGCCTTTGATGAGGTCCGTGGTCAAGATCATGTGGTAAAGGTGCTTCAAGGCGCTCTTGAACAACACCACGTTGGACATGCGTATCTTTTTACAGGCGGGCGGGGAACAGGAAAAACATCCGTTGCGCGTATTTTTGCGCGTGCCTTGGGTACACATGACACCGATTTGTATGAAATTGATGCAGCAAGTAATCGTGGTGTTGATGATGCTCGAGCTCTACGTGACGCGGTTGCAACGTTGCCGTTTCATTCACCGTACAAGGTATATATTATTGACGAGGCTCACATGCTTACCAAAGAGGCGTTTAATGCACTTTTGAAAACACTCGAAGAACCTCCTGCACACGTTATTTTTATTCTCGCAACGACAGAGCTTCACAAAATTTTGGATACCATTATTTCTCGATGTGAAGTGCACACCTTTAAGCAACCAACACGTGACATGCTGAAAGAACACGTGGTGTCACTTGCAAAAAAAGAAGGTTTTACCCTTGAGCATGCAGCAGGAGATTTGATTGCACTTCTTGCCGAAGGGTCATTTCGTGATGCGACAGGTATTTTGCAAAAAGTTATTTATGCATCATCAGATAAAAAAGTAGGTGTTGATGAGGTGTCTCTTATCACGTCGGCTCCCCGCGCTACTTATGTGAATGCTCTGGTGACATCGTTGCACACAGGAGATCCTACAGGAGCGCTTGATGCGTTACATACAGCAGCACATGAAGGTGTTGATATGAACGTGATGAGTAAACTTGTATTAGAAAAACTTCGTGCCATTTTACTTCTCCGCTATGCTCCAGATATGAAGAAACAGTTTAGTGAAGAATTTTCAGAAACAGACATGGCGTTGTTGCACGAATATGCTACTGCACAACCTGCACGTATTACGTCGACAACTCTCGCACGATTTCTTGATGTACACACGGCTATCTCACGAGCGTATCTTCCACACTTACCCCTTGAACTTGCAATTATTGATTCGACGACAAAATAG
- a CDS encoding HAD-IIB family hydrolase: MPSAQLIAFDIDQTLTESKTTIDTEMAELLLHLIREKKVAIVSGAPLSQCLEQVVNKLRCTLEELQNIFIIPTNGAALYTYTHEWTPIYQELLTEEEKKSIYDAFEQAFIATHFEKDEEHTKGELVEDRGSQITFSALGSEGPLEFKMKWDPDFLKRKAMLVVMEPLLPQFSMSMGGATSIDVTRKGITKATGLAHLAQYLGIPLSDMLYVGDALFPGGNDASVMFLGVQTVSVEAPGLDDTKNLLRGWITS, encoded by the coding sequence ATGCCCTCAGCACAACTCATCGCGTTTGATATTGATCAGACCCTCACGGAATCAAAAACAACCATTGATACGGAGATGGCCGAACTCTTGTTGCACTTGATACGAGAAAAAAAGGTTGCAATAGTTTCAGGTGCGCCACTTTCTCAGTGTCTTGAACAGGTGGTTAATAAATTGAGATGTACTCTAGAAGAGCTACAAAATATTTTTATCATTCCAACAAATGGTGCAGCATTGTATACATATACACATGAATGGACCCCGATATATCAAGAACTATTAACTGAAGAAGAAAAAAAATCTATTTACGATGCATTTGAACAGGCGTTTATTGCAACACATTTTGAAAAAGACGAAGAACACACGAAAGGGGAACTTGTTGAAGACAGGGGATCACAAATAACATTTTCAGCATTGGGAAGTGAAGGTCCTCTCGAATTTAAAATGAAGTGGGATCCAGATTTTTTAAAACGAAAAGCAATGCTTGTTGTTATGGAACCACTTCTTCCACAGTTTTCAATGAGTATGGGTGGTGCGACATCGATCGATGTAACGCGAAAAGGAATTACAAAAGCGACGGGGCTTGCTCATCTCGCTCAGTATCTCGGTATTCCTCTATCGGACATGTTGTACGTTGGAGACGCCCTGTTTCCTGGTGGTAACGATGCATCGGTGATGTTTCTTGGTGTTCAAACAGTTTCTGTAGAGGCCCCGGGATTGGATGATACTAAGAATCTTCTTAGGGGGTGGATTACTTCCTGA
- a CDS encoding HD domain-containing protein encodes MKKKTTNKKDVYQRTVDFIYETNIHSQTPRSGFWFLGSGSQSVAEHLFHVAMIGYALAYFEPKANREKIVLMSLFHDIGEGRTSDHNYVHQRYGRLAEPEAVKDIANSVPFGAEIQELFEEEQARKTLEAQLVKDADQLEWMATLRGEEIKGNVKAKKWIAVTQKRLKTKAGKKLGRLLATTHPDSWWFDENDSWFVDRNKKDQKWSKK; translated from the coding sequence ATGAAAAAGAAGACCACGAATAAAAAAGACGTATATCAGAGGACTGTTGATTTTATTTATGAAACAAATATTCACAGTCAGACCCCTCGATCGGGTTTTTGGTTTTTAGGGAGTGGTTCACAATCAGTTGCGGAACACCTTTTTCATGTAGCGATGATTGGATACGCGCTGGCTTATTTTGAACCGAAAGCAAATAGAGAAAAGATTGTATTAATGTCTTTATTTCATGACATAGGAGAGGGGCGTACATCAGATCACAACTATGTACACCAGCGATACGGCAGACTTGCTGAACCTGAAGCAGTGAAAGATATTGCCAATAGTGTGCCATTTGGTGCTGAAATTCAAGAGCTTTTTGAAGAAGAACAGGCACGAAAAACATTGGAGGCTCAATTGGTAAAAGATGCAGACCAACTTGAGTGGATGGCAACACTTCGTGGTGAAGAAATAAAAGGAAATGTGAAGGCAAAAAAATGGATAGCTGTGACACAAAAACGTTTGAAAACAAAAGCGGGCAAAAAACTTGGGCGTCTACTAGCCACAACACACCCAGACTCATGGTGGTTTGATGAAAATGATTCTTGGTTTGTTGATAGAAATAAAAAAGATCAAAAGTGGAGTAAAAAATAA
- the serS gene encoding serine--tRNA ligase: MLDINFIRENKDVVIAGAKKKRVNVDIEQLLAVDDSRRSLTKEIDDMRAQQNVVSEKIPNASEDERAELINGMKVLKETLQKKEEEIKTVIEQWRSLMLQVPNVPDVSVPEGNTDAENQEIRAWGKKPQFDFVPKDHIELLTSLDMLDLERGAKVAGFRGYFLKGAGAELQFALWRFVDDFFRAKGDFIPMIVPSLVRQEVFLGTGYLPQGEEDLYKTQDGEYLAGTAEVATMGYHMNDIMEKKNLPMKILSFSDAFRREAGSHGKDTRGILRVHEFYKYEQVILCEASHTESVKYHEEIQRNTEELTEALGLHYRVVVNCSGDLGLGQVKKYDIEVWLPSENTYRETGSASYFHDFQTRRLNIRYKDDDGKLKFVHSLNNTALSGRPLIMIVENYQNADGSITIPEVLRPYMNGKEKISKA; encoded by the coding sequence ATGTTAGATATCAATTTCATTAGGGAAAATAAAGACGTCGTTATTGCAGGGGCAAAAAAGAAACGGGTAAATGTAGATATTGAGCAACTTCTCGCCGTAGATGATTCCCGACGTTCTCTCACAAAAGAGATTGACGATATGCGCGCACAACAAAATGTGGTGAGCGAAAAAATACCGAACGCATCAGAGGATGAGCGTGCTGAGCTCATTAATGGTATGAAGGTACTCAAAGAGACGCTGCAGAAAAAAGAAGAAGAAATAAAAACAGTTATAGAACAATGGCGATCCCTCATGTTGCAGGTTCCTAATGTTCCCGATGTGTCTGTTCCAGAAGGAAACACTGATGCTGAGAATCAGGAAATTCGTGCGTGGGGCAAAAAACCACAATTTGATTTTGTTCCCAAAGATCACATTGAGCTACTCACTTCGCTTGATATGCTTGATCTTGAGCGAGGGGCAAAAGTTGCCGGATTTCGAGGATATTTTCTTAAAGGTGCAGGTGCGGAACTTCAATTCGCACTCTGGCGGTTTGTGGACGATTTCTTTCGTGCGAAAGGCGATTTTATTCCGATGATTGTCCCATCACTTGTTCGTCAAGAAGTTTTTTTGGGTACGGGATATTTACCACAAGGTGAAGAAGATTTATATAAGACACAGGATGGTGAATATCTTGCTGGTACTGCTGAGGTGGCAACAATGGGATACCACATGAACGACATAATGGAAAAGAAAAATTTGCCCATGAAGATTCTTTCGTTCTCAGATGCGTTTCGTCGAGAGGCGGGAAGTCATGGAAAAGATACGCGAGGTATTCTTCGAGTGCATGAGTTTTATAAATATGAGCAAGTAATACTTTGTGAAGCATCGCATACTGAATCAGTAAAATATCACGAAGAGATTCAACGTAATACGGAAGAGCTTACAGAAGCGCTCGGCCTTCATTACCGTGTGGTGGTGAACTGCAGTGGTGACCTGGGCCTTGGTCAGGTTAAGAAATATGACATCGAGGTGTGGTTGCCTTCAGAGAATACGTACCGAGAAACAGGGTCTGCTTCTTATTTTCATGATTTCCAGACACGCCGTCTGAATATTCGCTATAAAGATGATGATGGGAAGTTAAAGTTCGTACACTCGTTGAATAACACAGCACTTTCTGGACGTCCTCTTATTATGATTGTTGAGAACTACCAAAATGCTGATGGTTCCATCACTATTCCTGAGGTGCTCCGACCGTACATGAACGGAAAGGAGAAAATCTCCAAAGCGTAG
- a CDS encoding tRNA-dihydrouridine synthase, which yields MSFWKKLPQPFFCLAPMADVTDPAFRRMIAKYGKLDVLWTEFVSADGLFRGGHDALIHDLDYSESERPVVAQFFTSTPEYMEKAGALARELGFDGVDINMGCPDDGVCKQGAGAALMKEPKLAQELIYALKQGAGDIPVSVKTRIGYTTNELETWLPTLLETKVDAITIHARTKKEMSKVPARWDTIAHAIALRDYFEKDSSHDTLIIGNGDVVDMDDAHEKVITYGCDGVMFGRAVFGNPWLGSDIPRPDLKGRLAVLAEHTKLFDELCGERKSFALMKKHFKSYLHGDGYDKKILLKLMDAKTASEAIEVIYSYI from the coding sequence ATGTCTTTTTGGAAAAAACTCCCACAACCATTTTTTTGCCTTGCTCCGATGGCGGACGTAACCGATCCGGCCTTTCGGAGGATGATTGCAAAGTATGGAAAACTTGATGTGCTCTGGACCGAGTTTGTTTCTGCAGATGGACTGTTTCGAGGAGGACACGACGCGCTTATTCATGATTTGGACTATTCAGAAAGTGAACGCCCGGTTGTTGCACAATTTTTTACATCAACGCCGGAGTATATGGAAAAAGCTGGAGCACTTGCACGCGAACTCGGATTTGATGGGGTTGATATCAACATGGGTTGTCCTGACGATGGCGTATGCAAACAAGGAGCAGGTGCAGCACTTATGAAAGAACCGAAGTTGGCACAAGAATTAATTTACGCACTCAAACAAGGTGCTGGTGACATTCCTGTGTCGGTGAAGACACGCATTGGGTATACAACAAATGAATTGGAAACATGGCTGCCGACACTTCTTGAAACAAAAGTAGATGCAATCACTATTCATGCTCGTACAAAAAAAGAAATGTCAAAAGTTCCCGCACGGTGGGATACGATTGCACACGCAATTGCACTACGAGATTATTTTGAAAAAGATTCTTCACACGACACGCTTATCATCGGAAATGGTGATGTTGTTGATATGGATGATGCACATGAAAAAGTTATTACGTATGGGTGTGATGGTGTGATGTTTGGGCGAGCCGTCTTTGGAAATCCATGGCTTGGCTCAGATATTCCTCGTCCGGATCTCAAAGGGCGACTTGCTGTTCTCGCTGAGCATACAAAACTTTTTGATGAATTATGTGGGGAGCGAAAGTCCTTTGCACTCATGAAAAAGCATTTTAAATCGTACCTTCATGGTGATGGATATGACAAAAAAATACTCCTCAAGCTTATGGATGCAAAAACTGCCAGTGAGGCGATTGAGGTGATATACTCATACATATGA
- the dprA gene encoding DNA-protecting protein DprA → MPIWYGHAMHEPATEYLPTEIRKRTFPGLLREMADPPRTLFIRGSLPSPEYRLLCVVGSRKYYSYSQTVCQNLISSLAGYPIAIVSGLALGIDSVAHEEALTAGLPTIALPGSGIDDSVLYPRMHVGLAQRILKAGGALISELPPKERATVWSFPRRNRLMAGMCHATLIIEAHEKSGTLITARLAMEYNRDVLIVPGPITSPHHAGSNALLREGAQAVTCAEDILQALGIPPHTGVSKKTFDDVLPDEHVVLQYLTEPRTIDEIAHTTHTPIAHINVIISTLEIKGYITTRLGKIERTV, encoded by the coding sequence ATGCCCATCTGGTATGGTCACGCCATGCACGAGCCCGCCACAGAATACCTGCCCACAGAAATACGCAAAAGAACATTCCCTGGATTACTCCGAGAAATGGCCGACCCACCACGTACTCTTTTTATACGTGGTTCACTTCCCTCGCCAGAATATAGACTCCTCTGCGTTGTTGGCTCGCGAAAGTACTACTCATACAGTCAAACGGTGTGTCAAAATCTTATATCTTCCCTCGCAGGATATCCAATAGCTATTGTGTCCGGACTTGCACTTGGTATTGATAGTGTCGCACACGAAGAAGCACTCACTGCTGGACTACCCACAATTGCACTGCCGGGTTCTGGAATAGATGATTCTGTACTCTATCCACGAATGCATGTTGGACTCGCGCAGCGTATTTTAAAAGCTGGTGGTGCACTTATTTCAGAACTTCCTCCAAAAGAACGCGCGACGGTGTGGAGTTTTCCGCGACGAAATAGACTCATGGCCGGCATGTGCCACGCCACACTTATTATTGAAGCGCACGAAAAATCAGGAACTCTCATCACCGCACGTCTCGCCATGGAATATAACCGAGACGTGCTCATCGTTCCTGGACCAATTACCTCACCACACCACGCTGGATCAAACGCACTTCTCCGAGAAGGTGCACAAGCCGTAACGTGTGCTGAAGATATCTTACAGGCACTTGGCATCCCACCACATACTGGAGTAAGTAAAAAAACATTTGATGATGTACTTCCTGATGAACACGTGGTACTCCAGTATCTCACCGAACCGCGAACAATCGACGAAATTGCACACACAACACATACACCAATCGCACACATCAACGTCATCATTTCCACTCTCGAAATCAAAGGATATATCACTACACGACTTGGCAAAATCGAACGAACAGTATAA
- a CDS encoding GrpB family protein, with protein MIKESQEYYLSTLPNGKMIEVKPFDPQVQKVANKIIEELHSVLPTLPLHFGGAAALGIAGQNDIDIIILCTPSEINMYRNVVENLFGAPSRITKSVKWQFQRDGFDVELYMTDKDSDSTKDQIKIFELLSKNKKLCTEYEQTKLPYGMIDFKEYMRKKYTFFNKVLEEYKN; from the coding sequence ATGATTAAAGAGTCTCAAGAATACTATCTGTCAACTCTCCCTAATGGAAAGATGATTGAAGTAAAGCCGTTTGATCCTCAAGTTCAAAAGGTAGCAAATAAAATTATAGAGGAATTACACTCTGTTTTACCTACCCTTCCGCTACATTTTGGCGGTGCTGCAGCCCTCGGTATCGCTGGGCAAAATGACATTGACATCATAATACTCTGTACTCCATCGGAAATTAATATGTATCGAAATGTTGTGGAAAACCTTTTCGGAGCTCCTTCGCGAATAACTAAGTCAGTTAAATGGCAGTTTCAAAGAGATGGTTTTGATGTGGAACTATATATGACTGATAAAGATTCTGATTCAACTAAAGATCAAATAAAAATATTTGAGTTATTGTCAAAAAATAAAAAACTGTGTACCGAGTATGAGCAAACAAAACTCCCGTACGGAATGATTGATTTTAAAGAATACATGAGAAAGAAATATACATTTTTTAATAAAGTTTTAGAAGAATACAAAAATTAG
- a CDS encoding quinone-dependent dihydroorotate dehydrogenase, with the protein MSFYKLLLKPILFQLDPERAHDLMVALGEWLGHAAFGRALVRFLYGYRGSVISKTLDGITYTTPFLLCAGFDYNGRLTRILSSIGMSGEEVGSVTARASAGNPTPRLTRLIRSQSILVNKGLRNDGVDAIIKRLKSQPREKGYVVGISIARTNDAQAASIEEGIADYKYSLERLVAENVGDFYTINISCPNAFGGETFTTPTLLKSLLSELKTVKHSKPMYVKMPINLPWNVFEELLTIIDTLGFSGVVIGNLNKEYNSLTHRDEAPEKYAGGLSGKPCEQLSNGLIRKTRERFGTRFTIFGCGGVLSPESALEKFNAGADMIQMVTGLIFEGPSLVKRSCRAYAHMSNTAGGLG; encoded by the coding sequence ATGTCGTTCTACAAACTACTCTTAAAACCGATACTTTTTCAACTCGACCCAGAGAGGGCGCATGACCTCATGGTTGCCCTTGGTGAGTGGTTGGGACATGCAGCTTTCGGTCGTGCTCTGGTTCGTTTTTTGTATGGCTACAGAGGGTCTGTTATTTCAAAGACACTAGACGGTATTACCTACACAACACCATTTTTGCTCTGTGCTGGTTTTGACTACAATGGTCGTTTGACGCGAATCTTGTCATCAATTGGCATGAGTGGGGAAGAAGTTGGTTCGGTAACTGCACGGGCCTCGGCAGGTAATCCAACTCCACGGCTAACGCGCCTCATTCGTTCGCAGAGTATTTTAGTTAACAAAGGACTTCGAAATGATGGTGTTGATGCAATTATCAAACGACTCAAGTCGCAACCACGAGAAAAGGGATATGTTGTGGGTATCAGTATCGCACGAACTAATGACGCACAGGCAGCAAGTATTGAAGAGGGTATTGCAGACTATAAGTATTCACTTGAACGGTTAGTTGCTGAAAATGTTGGCGACTTCTATACGATAAACATTTCCTGTCCGAATGCGTTTGGTGGAGAAACATTTACAACTCCAACACTCCTAAAATCTCTTCTCTCGGAACTTAAAACGGTCAAGCATTCAAAGCCAATGTACGTGAAGATGCCCATTAATCTTCCGTGGAATGTGTTTGAAGAACTACTTACCATTATTGATACACTCGGTTTCTCGGGTGTGGTGATAGGAAATCTCAATAAAGAGTACAATTCTTTGACACACAGAGATGAGGCACCAGAAAAATACGCGGGTGGTCTAAGCGGAAAGCCGTGTGAACAATTGTCTAACGGACTTATCCGAAAGACACGAGAACGCTTCGGTACAAGGTTTACCATTTTTGGGTGTGGTGGTGTTCTGTCTCCAGAAAGTGCCTTAGAGAAATTCAATGCCGGTGCGGACATGATTCAAATGGTGACAGGACTTATTTTTGAAGGGCCATCGCTAGTGAAGCGAAGTTGTCGTGCGTATGCACATATGTCTAACACTGCGGGCGGGCTTGGCTAA
- the topA gene encoding type I DNA topoisomerase has translation MKLVIVESPAKAKTIEKYLGAGYTVKASVGHVRDLPKSNKNAIDIEGGFIPHYQIVPEKREIIADLKAAVAKADEVLLATDPDREGEAIAWHLTQALGLENKKTKTPNQKVKRIAFHEITKDAILDAVAHPRDIDNHLREAQEARRVLDRLVGYDLSGLIWKKVRYGLSAGRVQSPALRIIMERERDIRAFIPEEYWVITADVETEKKEKLTLTCEEEPRDQKRTDAIVEKAQNGTWHVASVKETETQRQPRAPFTTSTIQQSASTRLGFSPSRTMRAAQKLYEKGFITYMRTDSTHLAAQAQQQLLAVITKEFGKEYARATSYASKSKNAQEAHEAIRPTNAEVRTAGSDDDERRLYDLIWARAVSSQMTPAKLMQTKITATVGDTEVPPFSATGSRVLFPGWLLADPASRGEDVEMPDVAEKDPLTLRKVLALAKQTQPPSRYSEAGLIKELEKRGIGRPSTYASIIKTLDDRGYVTRENRTLTPTDTGDVVSSFLEKHFASYISDSFTSEMEDELDDIALGKREYEKTLRTFYTPFAQEVAKKTKEAEKITNMGDAPKEFVCPKCGSTMVMKLARNGTFMSCSRFPECDGARGADGKEVTDPEEIGFHPETQDPIFVLDGPYGPYVQLGLKTPKNKKPRRSSIPKEKDPATVTLADALTYLSLPRTLGIHPETKKDIVANIGRFGPYIGHDGDFRSLKTDDVYTITLERALDILKEPKKFRGKRRFTKKK, from the coding sequence ATGAAACTCGTCATTGTTGAATCACCCGCGAAAGCCAAAACAATTGAAAAGTATCTCGGCGCCGGATACACCGTGAAAGCGAGTGTTGGACACGTGCGTGATTTACCAAAGAGCAACAAGAACGCCATCGATATCGAAGGAGGATTTATTCCTCACTATCAAATTGTGCCTGAGAAAAGAGAAATTATTGCCGATCTTAAAGCCGCAGTGGCAAAAGCAGATGAAGTACTTCTTGCAACTGACCCCGACCGTGAAGGAGAAGCCATTGCGTGGCACTTGACGCAAGCACTTGGTTTAGAAAATAAAAAAACAAAAACACCCAACCAAAAAGTAAAAAGAATTGCGTTTCATGAAATTACAAAAGACGCCATTTTAGACGCCGTCGCACACCCTCGAGATATCGACAACCACCTTCGCGAGGCGCAAGAAGCACGACGTGTTTTAGATCGACTCGTGGGATACGACCTCTCAGGACTTATTTGGAAAAAAGTTCGTTACGGACTTTCCGCCGGACGCGTACAATCCCCCGCACTTCGCATCATTATGGAACGCGAGCGCGACATTCGCGCATTCATTCCAGAAGAGTACTGGGTTATTACCGCTGACGTAGAAACAGAAAAAAAAGAAAAACTCACACTCACCTGCGAAGAAGAACCGCGAGATCAAAAAAGAACAGACGCCATTGTAGAAAAAGCTCAAAACGGTACGTGGCACGTTGCGTCCGTAAAAGAAACAGAAACCCAACGTCAACCACGCGCACCATTTACCACCTCAACGATACAACAATCAGCAAGCACACGACTTGGATTCTCCCCTTCGCGTACCATGCGCGCCGCACAAAAACTGTATGAAAAAGGTTTTATTACCTACATGCGAACCGACAGTACACATCTTGCAGCACAAGCACAACAACAACTTCTTGCGGTTATTACAAAAGAATTTGGAAAAGAATACGCTCGTGCAACATCATACGCAAGTAAAAGTAAAAATGCACAAGAAGCCCATGAGGCGATTCGCCCCACAAACGCAGAAGTGCGAACCGCAGGCTCAGATGATGACGAACGACGCTTGTATGATCTTATTTGGGCACGAGCGGTCAGTAGTCAAATGACACCTGCAAAATTGATGCAAACAAAAATAACAGCGACCGTTGGTGACACAGAAGTACCACCATTTTCTGCAACAGGTTCTCGAGTACTCTTCCCTGGGTGGCTTCTTGCAGATCCTGCGTCTCGCGGGGAAGATGTTGAAATGCCAGATGTAGCTGAGAAAGATCCACTCACACTTCGTAAGGTTCTTGCGCTTGCAAAACAAACACAACCACCCTCACGCTACTCAGAAGCTGGTCTCATTAAAGAACTTGAAAAACGTGGCATTGGACGACCGTCGACGTATGCATCTATTATCAAAACACTTGATGACCGTGGATATGTCACTCGCGAAAACAGAACGCTCACTCCCACTGATACCGGTGATGTTGTAAGTTCATTTCTAGAAAAACATTTTGCATCATACATCAGCGATTCGTTCACATCAGAAATGGAGGACGAGCTCGATGATATTGCTCTCGGAAAACGCGAGTACGAAAAAACACTCCGTACGTTCTACACCCCTTTTGCACAAGAGGTCGCTAAAAAAACAAAAGAGGCAGAAAAAATCACCAACATGGGAGATGCTCCAAAAGAATTCGTGTGTCCAAAGTGTGGAAGTACTATGGTTATGAAACTAGCACGCAATGGTACCTTTATGAGCTGCTCACGTTTTCCAGAATGTGATGGTGCACGTGGCGCAGATGGAAAAGAAGTAACCGACCCAGAAGAAATTGGATTTCACCCCGAAACACAGGATCCTATTTTTGTACTCGATGGACCGTATGGACCATACGTACAACTCGGACTCAAGACACCAAAAAATAAAAAACCTCGTCGTTCGAGTATCCCAAAAGAAAAAGATCCTGCCACTGTCACCCTTGCGGATGCACTCACATATCTTAGCTTGCCACGAACTCTGGGAATACACCCTGAAACAAAGAAAGACATCGTTGCAAATATTGGACGCTTTGGTCCGTACATTGGACACGACGGTGATTTTCGTTCTCTCAAAACAGACGATGTTTACACAATTACCCTCGAACGTGCCCTCGATATTCTGAAAGAACCAAAGAAATTTAGAGGCAAACGACGCTTTACAAAGAAAAAATAA